A single region of the Chryseobacterium sp. 6424 genome encodes:
- a CDS encoding WG repeat-containing protein, whose translation MKLLICLFSLVCVFGTAQSKNSNNNIQKPAVRTAPVKDLLKINDNIPALIPQKSKGKFGFINQTGKVVIPHIYSNVGFFAEDCNLLHSPNIKIQKFGTNKYASVRLNGIDYRINEAGTRVYQFKNSDLGKCSPEFKSQLFHGYVMNNMYGVIEDSKFENPGDYRQFTIYPQYDYLHILEGDDLQNPMIIASKNNRFGVIDVRNNIIIPFEYSDIKRNFSWKLAKLFEVTKDGTHYYFVDENNKGY comes from the coding sequence ATGAAGTTGCTCATCTGCCTATTCAGTCTGGTTTGTGTTTTTGGTACTGCCCAAAGCAAAAATTCAAATAATAACATACAGAAACCGGCTGTAAGAACGGCACCTGTAAAAGATTTATTAAAAATTAATGATAATATCCCAGCACTTATCCCACAGAAAAGCAAGGGGAAGTTCGGTTTTATCAACCAAACCGGAAAAGTCGTGATCCCGCACATTTACAGCAATGTAGGCTTCTTTGCTGAGGATTGTAATCTACTTCATTCACCAAATATTAAAATCCAGAAATTCGGTACCAACAAATACGCATCCGTAAGGCTGAATGGTATTGATTACCGCATCAATGAAGCCGGCACACGCGTCTATCAGTTTAAAAACAGCGATCTAGGCAAATGCAGCCCAGAATTTAAAAGCCAGTTATTCCATGGCTATGTGATGAACAATATGTACGGCGTCATTGAAGACTCAAAGTTCGAGAATCCGGGCGATTACCGGCAGTTCACCATTTATCCGCAATACGATTATCTGCACATTCTGGAAGGTGACGACCTACAGAACCCGATGATCATCGCATCGAAAAATAACCGTTTTGGTGTGATCGATGTGCGCAACAACATCATCATCCCTTTTGAATACAGCGATATCAAAAGAAATTTCAGCTGGAAGCTGGCTAAACTTTTTGAGGTGACTAAAGACGGGACCCACTATTATTTCGTGGATGAAAATAATAAAGGTTATTAA
- a CDS encoding serine hydrolase domain-containing protein, with the protein MVILRRIVFILLSIFTLSSCTKANSEPETPATSLPNFGGIDLDEIFKRRDNRLKNKDSIVEVIDRYYEKVWVKGDLWGGFLVAKGDQILYEGYRGYSQDFQQNPINDTVALHVASISKSITAMATMKLVEAGKLNLHEPLTKIFPGFPYPKVTVFTLLTQRSGLPKYEYFIEKIQPRPAELDKKFLSNQDILHFLIKYKPELARNTDTGFMYCNTNYVLLALIIEKVTATPFPEAMQQMVFRPLKMKHTYIFQEKDTLSAAKSFFQNGPKVYPYDHLDAIYGDKNVYTTPRDLLNFSKALYAKQFLDLDLHNLIFEPYSNERPGVNNYGIGFRMKIFDNGEKLTYHNGWWHGTNSVFAHLLKSNVTIIAIGNKYSQRVYSSMALSGLFEDFPPEKAKLQKIISDSGHAKEASGSHPAAAVESYSE; encoded by the coding sequence ATGGTCATACTTCGCAGGATTGTATTCATCCTCCTGAGCATTTTTACCCTAAGCAGCTGCACCAAAGCAAACAGCGAACCAGAGACGCCAGCAACCTCACTGCCTAATTTTGGGGGGATAGATCTGGATGAGATTTTCAAAAGACGCGATAACCGGCTGAAGAATAAAGACTCTATTGTGGAGGTGATAGACCGATATTATGAAAAAGTATGGGTGAAAGGCGATTTGTGGGGCGGCTTTTTAGTCGCAAAAGGCGACCAAATCCTCTATGAAGGCTACCGCGGATACAGCCAGGATTTTCAGCAAAACCCTATTAACGATACCGTGGCGTTGCACGTAGCATCCATCTCGAAATCCATTACGGCGATGGCTACGATGAAGTTGGTAGAAGCTGGCAAACTTAATCTCCACGAACCACTTACAAAGATATTCCCAGGTTTTCCGTACCCGAAAGTCACTGTTTTTACGCTGCTTACCCAGCGCAGCGGCTTACCGAAATACGAGTATTTCATAGAAAAGATACAACCCAGACCTGCTGAGCTTGACAAGAAATTTCTGTCAAATCAAGACATCCTGCATTTCTTAATCAAATACAAGCCCGAACTTGCGCGCAATACCGACACCGGCTTCATGTATTGCAATACCAATTACGTGCTATTGGCTTTAATCATCGAGAAAGTGACCGCGACACCTTTCCCGGAGGCGATGCAGCAAATGGTTTTCCGGCCACTGAAGATGAAGCATACTTATATCTTTCAGGAAAAAGACACCCTCTCTGCCGCAAAATCTTTCTTTCAAAACGGTCCTAAAGTATATCCTTATGATCATTTGGATGCTATTTATGGAGATAAAAACGTGTACACTACACCACGCGATTTATTGAACTTCTCTAAAGCGCTCTACGCCAAACAGTTCCTTGATCTTGACCTTCATAACCTGATTTTCGAGCCTTACAGCAATGAAAGACCGGGGGTAAATAACTACGGAATAGGTTTCCGGATGAAGATTTTCGATAATGGTGAAAAACTGACGTATCACAACGGCTGGTGGCACGGGACCAATTCGGTCTTTGCACATTTGCTGAAGTCAAATGTCACCATTATTGCGATCGGTAACAAATATTCTCAACGTGTATATTCATCAATGGCGCTTTCTGGTTTGTTTGAGGATTTCCCGCCGGAAAAAGCGAAACTCCAGAAGATCATCAGCGACAGCGGACATGCGAAGGAAGCTTCTGGGAGTCATCCGGCTGCTGCCGTGGAAAGCTACAGCGAATAA
- a CDS encoding DUF2752 domain-containing protein translates to MKSCFFTANQWMGIIAITLVIAVYFIFDPSTGFFPACPFLAVTGYQCPGCGAQRALHALLHLHIREAFVYNALLVIAIPYFFALYLFSYGTLKRKFPKMHALLTGWKTLLLLFVIIVAFGVLRNF, encoded by the coding sequence ATGAAAAGTTGTTTTTTCACTGCAAACCAATGGATGGGGATTATCGCAATCACGCTAGTCATCGCGGTGTATTTCATTTTCGATCCCTCCACTGGTTTTTTTCCGGCGTGTCCTTTTTTAGCAGTGACCGGTTATCAATGCCCAGGCTGTGGGGCGCAGCGTGCCTTACATGCCTTGCTTCACCTGCATATCCGGGAAGCTTTTGTTTATAATGCGCTGTTGGTCATCGCAATACCGTATTTTTTTGCGTTATATCTATTCAGTTATGGAACGTTAAAGCGAAAATTCCCAAAAATGCATGCATTACTTACAGGATGGAAAACGCTTTTACTCTTGTTTGTTATCATCGTGGCGTTCGGTGTACTCCGCAATTTTTAA
- a CDS encoding Ig-like domain-containing protein: protein MRKLFYLFIFTLLLQACARVGSPVGGDRDTLAPQVTGSNIDTPRVNVPLDIRELRIDFDEYITLKDINRQLIISPPLQKMTKIIPSGTPNRYLLIKWDDTLKANTTYNFNFGNAIQDNNEGNPLRYYNFAFSTGEKIDELYISGELKTIFENSTNSKDERNLVVGLYRDQDSLNYRQKPYYITKADPDGYYELNYLSPGNYRILAFEDSNSNSVYDPGNENVGFSREPITLDKSISGLNITLYPSRKSVRYVEMKETPGGILMIFEGNPDRVKVASLNEKLQDYKITHRPKSDSVNIWFDAEKSNIGITASENLRFSYDNGVTQDTVSTFYRYNTKNEMIVSNAKGNMLPPGNDFAISSNYAIDTIDPQKWTLVSDSTQQPFTARISARNPYEIHITSDFKEGKKYSLTVPRETVSSFYETITKSYRFDFETDRTENYGSFILTLENAPQNKYWLQLLTENNTIAYSVYSSGNQQIFTALKPGRYRARLLVDSNENGLWEAADLASGTFAEEVYLYHKTVDVRPLWEIRESWDLKNTEIAKQPATATSDNR, encoded by the coding sequence ATGAGGAAGCTCTTTTATCTGTTCATATTTACATTGCTGCTGCAGGCTTGTGCCCGCGTAGGTTCGCCCGTAGGAGGTGATAGAGACACGCTGGCACCGCAAGTAACGGGCAGTAATATTGATACTCCGCGTGTAAATGTACCCCTCGATATCCGGGAACTTCGGATAGATTTTGATGAATACATTACCTTGAAGGATATCAATAGGCAGTTGATTATTTCGCCGCCTTTGCAGAAGATGACGAAGATTATCCCATCCGGCACGCCTAACAGATATTTGCTGATCAAATGGGATGATACGCTGAAAGCCAATACCACATATAACTTCAATTTCGGCAACGCGATACAGGATAATAATGAAGGAAATCCGCTTCGGTATTACAATTTTGCCTTTTCTACGGGTGAAAAAATTGATGAACTTTACATCAGTGGCGAACTGAAAACAATCTTTGAAAACTCCACGAACAGTAAGGATGAGCGTAATTTGGTTGTTGGCCTTTACCGCGATCAGGATTCTTTAAATTACCGCCAGAAACCCTATTACATCACCAAAGCCGACCCAGACGGTTACTATGAACTGAATTATCTTTCACCAGGAAATTACCGGATTTTAGCCTTTGAAGACAGCAACTCCAATTCCGTATACGATCCCGGAAACGAAAATGTAGGTTTCAGCCGCGAGCCTATTACACTTGATAAAAGTATCTCAGGGCTGAATATAACCCTCTACCCTTCGCGTAAGAGCGTCCGTTATGTAGAAATGAAAGAAACCCCGGGTGGCATTTTAATGATTTTTGAGGGAAATCCCGATCGTGTGAAAGTGGCTTCGCTGAACGAGAAACTTCAGGATTATAAGATCACCCACCGCCCAAAATCTGACTCTGTAAACATCTGGTTTGATGCTGAAAAAAGCAATATCGGGATCACTGCCAGTGAAAACCTGCGTTTCAGTTACGATAACGGAGTAACGCAAGACACTGTTTCGACTTTTTACCGGTACAACACGAAGAATGAAATGATTGTATCTAACGCTAAAGGAAATATGTTGCCTCCGGGAAATGATTTTGCGATCAGTTCGAACTATGCCATCGATACCATCGACCCACAGAAATGGACCTTGGTTTCCGACAGCACCCAACAACCTTTTACAGCAAGAATTTCGGCGCGTAACCCGTATGAAATACACATCACGTCTGATTTTAAGGAAGGAAAGAAATATTCGCTTACCGTACCGCGCGAAACCGTTTCTTCATTCTATGAAACCATCACCAAGTCATATCGTTTCGATTTCGAAACCGACAGAACAGAAAATTACGGCTCCTTCATCCTCACGCTCGAAAATGCGCCCCAAAACAAATATTGGCTGCAATTATTGACTGAGAACAACACTATCGCGTATTCCGTATACAGTTCCGGTAACCAACAGATATTCACCGCATTAAAACCTGGGAGATATAGGGCCAGACTGTTGGTTGACAGTAATGAGAATGGCCTGTGGGAAGCTGCGGACTTAGCCAGCGGAACCTTTGCGGAAGAAGTTTATCTGTATCACAAAACTGTGGATGTACGCCCACTATGGGAAATCCGTGAAAGTTGGGACCTGAAAAATACTGAAATCGCTAAACAGCCGGCCACTGCAACTTCAGACAACCGATAA
- a CDS encoding aconitate hydratase has product MIFDFDMIKAVYERYPERIAKAREVVGKPLTLSEKILYTHLWEGNATQAHERGSSYVDFAPDRVAMQDATAQMALLQFMQAGKPKVAVPSTAHADHLIQARVGAEADLQEGINKNSEVFNFLSSVCDKYGIGFWKPGAGIIHQVVLENYAFPGGMMIGTDSHTVNAGGLGMVAIGVGGADAVDVMAGMAWELKMPKLIGVKLTGKLNGWTSAKDVILKVAGILTVKGGTGCIVEYFGEGAESLSATGKGTICNMGAEIGATTSTFGYDDSMRRYLAATGRQAVVDEADKIAEHLTGDAEVYANPELYFDQVIEINLDELAPHLNGPFTPDLATPVSEFREKAEANGWPLDVEWALIGSCTNSSYEDLSRAASIVEDAVAKGVKPKAILGINPGSEQVKYTAERDGFLDSFRKFESARIFTNACGPCIGQWDREGAEKGEKNSIIHSFNRNFAKRADGNPNTHAFVASPEMVAAVAISGRLDFNPITDTLTNQNGEQIKLDEPKGFELPPRGFDVDDNGYQAPSEDGSQVQVVVNPDSDRLQLLEPFQPWDGQNISGAKLLIKAFGKCTTDHISMAGPWLKYRGHLDNISNNMLIGAINAYNMETNKVKNTLTGEYDEVPNVARAYKAAGIASVVVGDQNYGEGSSREHAAMEPRHLGVRAVLVKSFARIHETNLKKQGMLGLTFNNPDDYDKIFEDDTINFLDLDQFAPGKPLTLEFVHADGTKDLVLANHTYNEQQIGWFRAGSALNLIAEEAKKNG; this is encoded by the coding sequence ATGATATTCGATTTTGATATGATCAAAGCGGTATATGAACGCTACCCCGAAAGAATCGCGAAAGCACGCGAAGTAGTGGGCAAGCCGCTTACCTTATCCGAAAAAATTCTTTACACCCACCTTTGGGAAGGCAATGCTACACAAGCACACGAACGTGGAAGTTCTTATGTAGATTTCGCGCCAGACCGTGTAGCGATGCAAGATGCTACCGCGCAGATGGCACTATTGCAGTTTATGCAGGCCGGCAAACCGAAAGTGGCCGTGCCTTCCACCGCGCACGCCGATCACCTTATCCAGGCACGTGTAGGCGCAGAGGCAGATTTACAGGAAGGGATCAATAAAAATTCAGAAGTATTCAACTTCCTGAGTTCCGTTTGTGATAAATACGGTATCGGTTTCTGGAAGCCGGGCGCCGGGATTATTCACCAGGTAGTACTCGAAAATTATGCTTTCCCCGGCGGAATGATGATTGGTACCGACTCTCATACTGTAAACGCAGGTGGATTAGGGATGGTAGCCATCGGTGTTGGCGGTGCTGATGCTGTGGACGTAATGGCTGGTATGGCTTGGGAACTTAAGATGCCAAAACTGATTGGTGTTAAATTAACCGGTAAACTTAACGGTTGGACTTCCGCTAAAGATGTCATCCTAAAAGTAGCCGGAATCCTAACCGTAAAAGGCGGGACTGGCTGCATCGTAGAATATTTTGGTGAAGGCGCAGAAAGCCTTTCCGCTACCGGCAAAGGAACCATCTGTAACATGGGTGCAGAGATTGGCGCCACTACTTCTACCTTCGGTTACGACGACTCTATGAGAAGATATTTGGCTGCCACCGGAAGACAAGCCGTAGTGGACGAAGCGGATAAGATTGCGGAACACTTAACAGGTGATGCCGAAGTTTACGCTAACCCAGAACTATACTTCGACCAAGTAATTGAAATAAACCTTGATGAGCTTGCGCCACACCTTAACGGCCCTTTCACACCGGATTTGGCTACGCCAGTTTCCGAGTTCAGAGAGAAGGCAGAAGCTAACGGCTGGCCACTTGATGTAGAGTGGGCACTGATCGGTTCTTGTACCAATTCTTCCTATGAAGATTTATCCAGAGCCGCTTCCATTGTAGAAGATGCCGTAGCTAAAGGCGTGAAGCCAAAAGCGATTCTGGGGATTAACCCAGGGTCTGAGCAAGTGAAATATACAGCTGAGCGTGACGGATTTTTAGATTCCTTCAGAAAATTTGAATCAGCCAGAATCTTTACCAATGCCTGCGGACCATGTATCGGCCAGTGGGACCGTGAAGGTGCTGAAAAAGGCGAGAAAAACTCCATCATCCACTCCTTCAACAGAAACTTCGCGAAAAGAGCTGATGGTAACCCGAATACGCACGCTTTCGTAGCTTCGCCAGAAATGGTAGCCGCAGTTGCCATATCCGGGCGTTTGGATTTCAACCCGATTACTGATACCTTGACCAACCAGAACGGTGAGCAGATCAAACTTGATGAGCCAAAAGGTTTTGAATTACCTCCACGGGGCTTTGATGTAGATGATAACGGCTATCAGGCACCTTCTGAAGACGGGTCTCAAGTTCAGGTAGTGGTAAATCCTGATTCGGACAGACTTCAGTTGCTTGAACCATTCCAACCATGGGACGGTCAAAATATTTCCGGAGCCAAACTTTTAATCAAAGCATTCGGGAAATGTACTACCGACCATATTTCGATGGCAGGCCCATGGCTGAAATACCGAGGTCACCTTGACAATATTTCTAACAATATGTTAATTGGCGCCATCAATGCCTATAACATGGAAACCAATAAAGTAAAAAATACTTTAACAGGTGAATATGATGAGGTACCGAATGTGGCCAGAGCATACAAAGCAGCCGGAATTGCTTCTGTAGTAGTGGGTGACCAGAACTACGGTGAAGGTTCATCACGTGAACATGCCGCAATGGAGCCAAGACATCTAGGTGTTCGTGCGGTTTTGGTAAAATCATTCGCGAGAATCCACGAAACCAACCTTAAGAAGCAGGGAATGTTAGGACTTACTTTCAATAACCCTGATGATTATGATAAAATCTTCGAAGATGACACCATCAACTTCCTGGATCTGGACCAGTTTGCACCCGGCAAACCTCTGACGCTGGAGTTTGTACATGCAGACGGTACTAAAGATTTAGTTCTTGCGAACCACACGTATAATGAGCAGCAAATTGGCTGGTTCCGTGCAGGTTCTGCGTTGAATCTTATCGCAGAGGAAGCGAAGAAGAATGGGTAA
- a CDS encoding 2-hydroxyacid dehydrogenase yields the protein MKILQLDKNHPLITEQLSAKGFSIEEDTTSSYEDILQKIGQFDGIILRSRIPIDKSLLLKGKNLKFVARVGAGMENIDVDLAKELNIGLINSPEGNRDSVAEHVVGMLLILMHRLFIAAQEVKHGIWKREENRGDELLGKTFGIIGYGNMGKAVARRLSGFGVKVIFHDVLPDLSDAFATQVSLETLQQEAEIISLHLPETPESHHLIDEAFISAMKKNFYLINTARGKHVKTAALKNALENGKIKGACLDVLEFEKPSFENIEHVNEDLKYLLNSEKVIVTPHIAGWTIQSKEKLAQVIVDKILAQFGGS from the coding sequence ATGAAAATCCTACAACTCGATAAAAATCATCCGCTTATTACAGAACAGCTTTCGGCGAAAGGCTTTTCGATAGAAGAAGACACCACCTCAAGCTACGAAGATATTCTTCAAAAAATAGGTCAATTTGATGGCATCATCCTGCGAAGTCGCATCCCTATCGACAAAAGTTTGCTTCTGAAAGGTAAAAATCTAAAATTTGTCGCACGCGTTGGCGCCGGCATGGAAAATATTGATGTTGATCTGGCCAAGGAACTCAACATCGGCCTCATAAACTCACCTGAAGGCAATCGGGACTCGGTGGCAGAGCATGTAGTGGGTATGTTGCTGATTTTGATGCATCGCCTTTTCATTGCAGCGCAGGAAGTGAAACATGGCATCTGGAAGCGCGAGGAAAACCGCGGCGACGAACTGTTAGGCAAAACCTTTGGCATCATTGGTTACGGAAATATGGGGAAAGCTGTTGCACGGCGGCTCTCAGGTTTTGGTGTGAAAGTGATCTTTCATGATGTACTGCCAGATCTTTCCGATGCGTTTGCCACACAGGTTTCATTAGAGACACTTCAGCAAGAGGCAGAAATCATCAGCCTTCATTTGCCGGAAACGCCAGAAAGCCATCATTTAATTGACGAAGCGTTTATTTCAGCAATGAAAAAAAACTTCTACCTGATCAACACCGCCCGCGGGAAACATGTGAAAACAGCCGCACTGAAAAACGCACTGGAAAACGGGAAAATAAAAGGTGCCTGCCTGGATGTACTGGAATTCGAGAAACCTTCATTTGAAAACATCGAGCACGTAAATGAAGACCTGAAGTATCTTTTAAACTCTGAGAAAGTGATTGTTACGCCGCACATTGCAGGCTGGACGATACAGAGCAAAGAGAAACTTGCACAGGTAATCGTAGATAAGATTCTGGCACAGTTCGGCGGTTCTTAA
- a CDS encoding acyl-CoA thioesterase: MEKIKKASESLTVMTNIVLPNETNSLRNLFGGELLAKMDRCASISAARHCERRVVTASVNHVSFNHPIPEGGIVVLESKVSRAFSTSMEIYVDVWLDDPINQKKIHTNEGIYTFVAVDEFNRPIPIPKIEPETELEHSRYAAAQRRKELSLILSGRMKPTESIELKKLFQDS; the protein is encoded by the coding sequence ATGGAAAAAATTAAAAAAGCCTCAGAATCGCTAACGGTGATGACCAATATCGTTCTGCCAAACGAAACCAACTCCCTCAGGAATCTCTTCGGTGGCGAACTTCTTGCGAAAATGGACCGTTGCGCCTCTATTTCTGCAGCCCGCCATTGCGAACGCCGTGTAGTTACGGCTTCGGTAAACCATGTTTCCTTCAACCATCCCATTCCAGAGGGCGGCATTGTAGTGCTGGAATCGAAGGTTTCGCGGGCATTTTCAACTTCTATGGAAATTTATGTGGATGTTTGGCTGGATGACCCAATTAATCAGAAGAAAATCCATACCAACGAAGGCATCTATACGTTTGTAGCTGTTGATGAATTTAACCGGCCCATCCCAATCCCAAAAATTGAGCCTGAAACCGAGCTTGAACACAGCCGTTACGCAGCAGCACAGCGCCGTAAGGAACTTTCACTGATCTTATCAGGCCGAATGAAACCCACAGAATCCATTGAACTGAAGAAACTTTTTCAGGATAGCTGA
- a CDS encoding TonB-dependent receptor, whose amino-acid sequence MKGFFILGLFAGPLYLAQTQAQDTLKIHEIESVNFTRRLPVSKEIINVEKDLGNRNLGQDLPILLKNQTSVISTSDAGNGIGYTGLRIRGVGGNGINVMMNGIPYNDSESQGTFFVNVPDLTSSASQIIIQRGVGTSSNGVSAFGASVNVISKNPEEKFYIKSDNSYGSFNTYKYSAEIGSGKFWKDRLSLMGRYTHIHSDGYIDRAFSDLNSYNFTALFEENRTKIRLMAFGGKEKTYQAWNGIDKATWETNPKFNYSGAIYDANWENIIGFYDNETDNYRQNHYQLLWEQELNDRWNMETTFHYTKGKGYYENYKQDAKFSKYNLPNIFQTGTEIKRSDFIRKKWLDNDFYGVVSTLYGKFENLDLNFGLVGNQYYGRHFGNVTGVYFPQIDEHEYYRNNSLKNEAAGFAKFIVTKNRFEFFGDLQLRNISYNTKILLQGDDEGQNLDKKWTFFNPKAGINYKIEAGKIFISAAVAHREPNRDDLFANPETEAEKLYDFEAGIEKRMGDFSFTGNIYYMNYANQLVLSGQINNIGEFIRVNSGRSYRLGLELGALAKLSAKWNISGNLTLSKNENINFRYETDEGIVEVGDTPISFSPATIANLSVNFTPNNKLSLSLNNQYIGRQFLDNTNNPDFRLDDYFLTDLNMKYSVPFKRTVIDFKLLINNILNQKYINNGYVYDGPVYFSQAGTNFLFGVSVHILGSNYK is encoded by the coding sequence ATGAAAGGATTTTTTATTTTAGGCCTTTTCGCAGGGCCACTCTATCTGGCGCAGACGCAAGCGCAGGACACGTTGAAAATTCATGAAATCGAAAGCGTGAATTTCACCCGAAGATTACCGGTTTCCAAAGAAATCATCAACGTTGAAAAAGACCTCGGCAACAGGAATCTAGGCCAGGACCTACCCATTTTATTAAAAAACCAGACCTCTGTAATTTCTACCTCAGATGCGGGTAACGGCATAGGATACACAGGTTTGCGCATACGCGGCGTGGGTGGAAACGGCATCAATGTAATGATGAACGGCATTCCGTACAATGATTCGGAATCCCAGGGAACTTTTTTCGTAAATGTTCCGGATCTCACCAGTTCGGCTTCACAAATCATCATTCAGCGCGGTGTAGGGACATCTTCTAACGGAGTTTCTGCCTTTGGCGCGAGTGTCAACGTGATTTCTAAAAATCCGGAGGAGAAGTTTTATATAAAATCCGACAACAGCTACGGATCGTTTAACACCTATAAATACTCCGCCGAAATCGGTTCCGGTAAATTCTGGAAAGACCGGCTGTCATTGATGGGGCGTTATACCCACATTCATTCTGACGGATATATCGACCGGGCTTTTTCTGATCTTAATTCTTACAACTTTACCGCGCTTTTTGAAGAAAACAGAACCAAAATCCGTTTGATGGCGTTTGGAGGCAAAGAAAAAACATACCAAGCCTGGAACGGAATCGATAAAGCAACTTGGGAAACCAACCCAAAATTCAACTATTCCGGGGCGATCTATGATGCGAACTGGGAAAATATTATTGGTTTTTATGATAATGAAACCGATAATTACCGACAAAATCATTATCAGCTTTTGTGGGAACAGGAACTGAACGACCGTTGGAATATGGAAACCACTTTCCACTACACCAAAGGCAAAGGTTATTACGAAAATTATAAGCAAGATGCTAAATTTTCAAAATACAATCTTCCCAATATTTTCCAAACCGGTACCGAGATTAAAAGAAGCGATTTCATCAGAAAAAAATGGTTAGATAATGATTTTTATGGAGTAGTTTCAACTTTATACGGGAAATTTGAAAACTTGGATTTGAATTTCGGATTGGTTGGTAATCAATATTATGGGCGTCATTTTGGAAATGTGACGGGCGTGTATTTCCCACAAATCGATGAACATGAATATTACAGAAACAATTCGCTGAAAAATGAAGCGGCGGGATTTGCGAAATTTATCGTTACAAAAAACCGTTTTGAGTTTTTCGGGGATTTACAACTCCGAAACATTTCATACAACACGAAGATCTTGCTCCAAGGCGATGATGAAGGCCAAAATTTAGATAAGAAATGGACTTTTTTCAACCCGAAAGCAGGCATTAACTATAAGATTGAAGCCGGTAAGATCTTTATTTCTGCCGCTGTGGCACACCGCGAACCCAACCGCGATGATCTTTTTGCCAACCCTGAGACTGAGGCCGAAAAATTATATGATTTCGAGGCGGGGATCGAGAAACGCATGGGCGACTTCTCATTTACCGGAAACATTTACTACATGAATTACGCAAATCAACTTGTGCTGAGCGGGCAAATTAACAATATCGGCGAATTCATCCGCGTGAACTCCGGGCGCAGTTACCGTCTGGGGCTAGAACTGGGTGCGTTGGCGAAACTTTCCGCTAAATGGAATATTTCCGGAAACCTGACTTTAAGTAAAAATGAAAACATCAACTTCCGCTATGAGACGGATGAAGGCATTGTAGAGGTAGGCGACACCCCGATCTCATTTTCACCGGCTACCATCGCGAATTTATCGGTGAATTTCACACCAAACAATAAATTGAGCTTATCACTTAATAATCAATATATTGGGAGACAGTTTTTAGACAACACCAACAACCCAGACTTTCGGCTTGATGATTATTTCCTGACTGATCTAAACATGAAATACAGCGTACCGTTTAAACGCACCGTAATTGATTTTAAACTTCTAATTAATAACATTTTAAACCAAAAATACATTAACAATGGATATGTGTATGATGGTCCGGTATATTTTTCCCAGGCTGGTACTAATTTTCTTTTTGGGGTAAGCGTACATATCCTGGGGAGTAATTATAAATAA
- a CDS encoding T9SS type A sorting domain-containing protein produces MKKFYSLAFSIFTAALLSAQLVVQVTSPGVVKLTYGANNDYSIYSPGFEAPTFWVHVWSPANSNSTGTLYEDAWSNSNVTMNWDAAASAYVGTINLSTKAFTNGNKVFPTGTSITNLGFVFKNQQNGATNQSADLMAANFGFTPTTLSSLATADGMTTKKSTVINGKLYTSHKGSIEITVYEMSGKLVHTIKTSADGNAIDLNVSKHGIYLVKITGKTTEIVKFAR; encoded by the coding sequence ATGAAAAAATTCTATTCCCTGGCATTTTCCATTTTCACCGCGGCGCTTCTTTCTGCGCAGTTGGTAGTACAGGTAACCTCACCCGGCGTAGTAAAGCTAACTTACGGCGCAAATAACGATTATAGCATCTACAGCCCCGGTTTCGAGGCACCCACTTTCTGGGTACACGTATGGAGTCCCGCTAACAGCAACAGCACAGGCACATTGTACGAAGATGCTTGGTCTAACTCTAATGTTACGATGAACTGGGACGCCGCGGCCTCTGCGTATGTAGGTACCATAAACCTTAGTACTAAAGCCTTCACCAATGGTAATAAGGTTTTCCCTACGGGTACTAGCATCACTAACCTGGGGTTTGTCTTCAAGAATCAACAGAATGGCGCAACCAACCAATCTGCAGACCTCATGGCTGCCAACTTCGGTTTTACTCCTACTACCCTCTCCTCCTTGGCCACTGCTGATGGTATGACTACAAAAAAATCTACGGTCATCAACGGCAAACTTTACACTTCCCATAAAGGTAGTATAGAGATTACAGTGTATGAAATGTCCGGCAAGTTGGTACATACCATCAAAACGTCCGCTGATGGAAACGCGATTGACCTGAACGTATCCAAACACGGCATCTATTTGGTCAAGATAACCGGCAAGACAACCGAAATAGTGAAATTTGCACGATAA